From the genome of Spinacia oleracea cultivar Varoflay chromosome 2, BTI_SOV_V1, whole genome shotgun sequence, one region includes:
- the LOC110796149 gene encoding histidine--tRNA ligase, cytoplasmic, with the protein MAEMAVITVGGKGSSLSPASVFLVANKLAQVRIDSSILEKLSSSSNNNASPSINYLIEFPQFLTLEEIRASSILLLSKLLLSSSPIRAEIPDLICQTLNSESTSLCFDPINVTEEEKCVLDSCLSVSVLDGVSALLDYGASCLSPVSETMAALSCEASKANVSAFNLVDSGDGKCVKDEAGVASDLKVFLNGSKLTGKVELDAVSSVPEIYGSFRAAVRVLHSMVRVKINSAMKGGIGGAGKAWEPVWMSLASTIRNLGISGLIRADLNVRSIGSEGIQSSLKRLVDEKCPTEQKLEDAYASASKAACEKEYVQLVHNVNNLFGLVMTVVSWEMITSIVSLEGSELLDKNEVVAVSAENVKVAKKSEKKKKVSGKGTMVVLQLIRDRLQGVLVDGADVFTNLQKLADNICSFLDPKVPAFGDFLEKIKEIVESNESRRLPKIPKGTRDFAKEQMTVRDKAFSIITEIFKRHGAMALDTPVFELRETLMGKYGEDSKLIYDLADQGGELCSLRYDLTVPFARHVAMNSLTSFKRYQIAKVYRRDNPSKGRYREFYQCDFDIAGQFEKMGPDFEVVKILTELLDELNIGDYEVKLNHRKLLDGMLDICGVPAEKFRTICSSIDKLDKQSFEQVKKEMVEEKGLLAETADKIGSFVKERGSPLELLLKLKQEGSELFKHEGSALALGELDLLFKLLEKSKCVNKIVFDLSLARGLDYYTGVIFEAVFKGTTQVGSIAAGGRYDNLIGMFGSKQVPSVGASLGIERVFAIMEQNQKDQNQVVRANETQVLVGVVSRPGKSVDDDLILAAELVNELWLAKIKAEYTTVKKVFKIFERAESSGIPFAVMVGVRDLKDGFVKVRDVKTKTEEEIPVDKMVEELQKRLGTSSS; encoded by the exons ATGGCAGAAATGGCGGTCATTACAGTTGGTGGAAAAGGTTCCTCTCTCTCCCCAGCCTCAGTTTTCTTAGTAGCGAACAAGCTTGCTCAGGTACGCATCGATTCTTCCATTCTCGAGAAATTATCATCTTCATCGAACAATAATGCTTCTCCCTCAATCAATTATCTCATCGAATTTCCCCAATTCCTAACCCTAGAAGAAATTAGAGCTTCCTCTATTCTCCTCTTGTCGAAACTCTTGCTCTCTAGCTCCCCAATTCGAGCTGAAATCCCCGATTTGATTTGCCAAACCCTAAATTCAGAATCGACGTCTTTATGTTTTGATCCGATTAATGTAACTGAAGAGGAAAAATGTGTGTTGGATTCTTGTTTGTCTGTATCTGTATTAGATGGTGTTTCTGCGTTATTGGATTATGGAGCTTCGTGTTTGTCCCCTGTGTCGGAGACGATGGCGGCTTTGTCGTGTGAGGCGTCAAAGGCAAATGTGTCGGCTTTTAACTTGGTTGATTCTGGGGATGGGAAGTGTGTGAAGGATGAAGCTGGTGTTGCTAGTGATCTTAAAGTTTTCCTTAATGGATCCAAATTGACTGGTAAGGTTGAATTGGATGCTGTTTCGAGTGTTCCGGAAATTTACGGGAGTTTCAGGGCTGCTGTGAGAGTTTTGCATTCCATGGTGAGGGTAAAGATTAACTCGGCGATGAAGGGTGGGATAGGTGGAGCAGGGAAAGCATGGGAACCAGTTTGGATGTCTTTGGCATCTACAATTCGGAATCTGGGTATCAGTGGTTTGATTCGTGCAGATTTGAATGTTAGGTCAATCGGTAGTGAAGGGATACAATCAAGTTTGAAACGTCTAGTTGATGAGAAGTGTCCTACTGAACAGAAATTAGAAGATGCTTATGCATCAGCCTCGAAAGCTGCTTGTGAGAAGGAATATGTCCAGTTAGTGCATAATGTCAATAACTTGTTTGGCTTGGTAATGACAGTGGTATCTTGGGAGATGATAACTTCCATTGTTTCGTTGGAGGGAAGTGAATTGCTTGATAAGAATGAGGTTGTTGCTGTTAGTGCAGAAAATGTGAAAGTAGCTAAGAAGAGTGAGAAAAAGAAGAAGGTATCGGGTAAGGGGACAATGGTTGTTCTGCAACTTATTAGAGATAGACTGCAGGGTGTTTTAGTGGATGGAGCTGATGTTTTTACTAACTTGCAAAAATTAGCtgataatatttgctcatttttggATCCCAAGGTTCCTGCTTTTGGTGATTTCTTAGAGAAGATAAAAGAAATTGTGGAAAGCAATGAAAGCAGAAGACTCCCAAAGATCCCAAAG GGCACACGTGATTTTGCTAAAGAACAGATGACAGTGAGAGATAAAGCCTTTTCAATAATAACAGAAATTTTCAAGAGGCACGGTGCAATGGCACTGGATACTCCAGTTTTTGAATTAAGAGAGACTTTGATGGGAAAATATGGAGAGGActcaaaattgatttatgaTCTGGCTGATCAG GGAGGAGAACTCTGTTCTTTGCGATATGACTTGACTGTTCCATTTGCTCGACATGTGGCAATGAATAGTCTTACATCATTCAAAAGATACCAAATTGCTAAAGTTTACAGAAGGGACAACCCGTCTAAGGGAAGATATCGTGAATTTTATCAATGTGATTTTGACATTGCTGGCCAGTTTGAGAAGATGGGGCCTGATTTTGAGGTGGTTAAAATTTTGACTGAGCTTCTTGACGAATTGAACATTGGAGACTATGAG GTAAAGTTGAATCATCGCAAGTTGCTAGATGGAATGTTAGATATTTGCGGAGTTCCTGCGGAAAAATTCAGAACAATATGTTCTAGTATTGACAAGTTAGACAAGCAGTCATTTGAGCAAGTGAAAAAGGAGATG GTGGAGGAAAAAGGGTTACTCGCAGAGACAGCTGACAAGATTGGTAGTTTTGTGAAAGAAAGGGGATCTCCTCTGGAGCTACTATTGAAGCTTAAACAGGAAGGAAGCGAGCTTTTTAAACATGAAGGTTCAGCCCTTGCTTTGGGTGAATTGGATCTTTTATTTAAACTTTTGGAGAAATCGAAGTGcgtaaataaaatagttttcgACCTAAGTCTTGCAAGAGGTCTTGATTACTACACTGGGGTGATATTTGAAGCTGTCTTCAAAGGAACCACACAG GTTGGATCAATAGCTGCTGGTGGGCGCTACGACAATCTTATCGGCATGTTTGGTTCTAAGCAGGTTCCTTCAGTTGGTGCCAGTCTGGGAATAGAACGTGTATTTGCGATAATGGAGCAAAATCAGAAAGATCAAAATCAG GTAGTACGGGCTAACGAAACCCAGGTTTTGGTGGGTGTAGTCTCGCGACCTGGCAAAAGTGTTGATGACGACTTGATTTTAGCAGCTGAATTGGTTAATGAACTGTGGCTTGCCAAAATCAAAGCAGAATATACGACTGTCAAAAAGGTTTTCAAAATCTTTGAGCGTGCAGAGTCATCGGGGATCCCTTTTGCCGTCATGGTCGGAGTGCGTGACCTAAAAGACGGGTTTGTCAAAGTGAGGGATGTCAAGACCAAGACAGAGGAGGAAATTCCTGTGGATAAAATGGTTGAGGAGCTTCAAAAACGATTAGGGACATCATCATCTTGA